Within Desulfobotulus mexicanus, the genomic segment TGGTGTTGATTCTCATACACAAATCCACAAAAATTCTCACAAACAAATACCCGACAAAAATGTGACCGGAAGGGGCTATGCCCTTCCGGTCTTTCATTGTAGACAGCAGTCTACCGCACCGAGTTATCCCTTAACGCTGGAGTCCCCTCGCAGTCGCCTCCGTTTCACTCGGATCTGTTGAACCATTCAGCGCTGTAAAGCAGCTCTGCCGAGATGGTTTTTTCTTCCCGGATATATGCCTCCTCCAGGGCCATAGTGGCCATATTCATTACAGCTCTGCGATTGCCCCTTGTGCTGGCGGCAATGAGATCCACAGCGTCTGAGGCAAAAAGATCCGGCGGTGCGCCTGTGCTCTCAAGACGTTTCTGGATAAAATGACGGGTATCCTTCTCATCCATGGGATGCATGCGCATGACATTGGTGAGCCGGGTCCGGATGGGCAGCATGGAAGAAAGCTCCAGGCGTTTTGCAAGAATTTCGTCCCCCACGAGAATAAGAGATGATGCCGTTGCCTGCTTCGAGGTCTGGAACAAAAACGCGCTGAGATCCCAGAAGGAGTCATTTTCCATACGCTGGGCGTCATCCATGATAATAACCGGATGAAGGGGCCTTGCGGCTGTGGCCATGGCTTCTATGTGCTGCTGTATCCTTGCCACCATAGGCAGCCCCCTTGCACGGATATCCACCCCC encodes:
- a CDS encoding ExeA family protein; amino-acid sequence: MDTIQRLLNTGKSLALCGPSGSGKTTLAHALLESLDKNSYRTIFIPYAGYPRNGLARIIAEALGVDIRARGLPMVARIQQHIEAMATAARPLHPVIIMDDAQRMENDSFWDLSAFLFQTSKQATASSLILVGDEILAKRLELSSMLPIRTRLTNVMRMHPMDEKDTRHFIQKRLESTGAPPDLFASDAVDLIAASTRGNRRAVMNMATMALEEAYIREEKTISAELLYSAEWFNRSE